Proteins encoded within one genomic window of Candidatus Cloacimonadota bacterium:
- a CDS encoding PUR family DNA/RNA-binding protein encodes MTDRENKELFTLRIAAGNRNYFFDVKESSNGTKYLEIKESKKTESTFERHRIIVFQEHLSDFAHGLTKSIDFIDDKAKRNKFEEIRKEWAKAYMPWTEEEDQYLKKIYHKDSDIDKLAIEFQRKPSAIRSRLAKLGLIENKV; translated from the coding sequence ATGACAGATCGGGAAAATAAAGAATTGTTCACTCTAAGAATAGCAGCTGGTAACCGCAACTATTTCTTTGATGTAAAGGAAAGCTCAAATGGTACAAAATATCTGGAAATAAAAGAATCAAAGAAAACAGAGTCAACTTTTGAACGTCACAGGATTATTGTGTTTCAAGAACACCTCTCTGATTTTGCCCACGGATTAACAAAATCTATAGATTTTATCGATGACAAAGCAAAGAGAAACAAATTCGAAGAGATTAGAAAAGAATGGGCTAAAGCTTACATGCCTTGGACTGAAGAAGAAGATCAATATCTGAAAAAAATATATCATAAAGATTCTGACATTGATAAATTGGCAATAGAGTTTCAGAGAAAACCCTCTGCCATTCGGTCTCGATTAGCAAAATTGGGATTAATAGAAAACAAAGTATAG
- a CDS encoding nitronate monooxygenase, whose amino-acid sequence MIHEVPKLVIGDLEIEIPIIQGGMGVGVSLSGLASAVANQGGIGVIAAAGIGMLEPDFNTDFKAANRRALAKEIKNAKRLTKGAIGVNLMLAMSDFDELLLVALDEGADVVLLGAGLILKIPDTIPIERLRASSTKFIPIVSSPRAAKIIFEYWAKNYNHVPDAVVVEGPLAGGHLGFKKQQINDPEYALEKLITKIIPLIDVFEKKFHKKIPVIAAGGIYTGADIYKFMQLGAQGVQMGTRFVATHECDTSIKFKEAYINCCQEDIIIIDSPVGLPGRAIHNKFLDDVSAGIKKPINCPWRCLKTCDYKVVPYCIAEALTKAKRGNFEEGFGFCGANAYRVEEILSVKEIIEKLLTEYDLAVSS is encoded by the coding sequence ATGATTCATGAAGTACCAAAACTAGTAATAGGTGACCTTGAGATTGAGATACCAATAATTCAAGGTGGAATGGGAGTAGGGGTATCATTATCCGGTTTAGCTTCTGCAGTAGCAAATCAGGGTGGGATTGGAGTTATTGCTGCTGCAGGTATCGGCATGCTTGAACCCGACTTTAACACAGACTTCAAAGCTGCTAACCGCAGAGCGCTTGCCAAAGAGATAAAAAATGCCAAGAGATTGACAAAGGGAGCTATCGGGGTTAATCTCATGTTAGCAATGTCGGACTTTGACGAACTCTTACTTGTAGCATTAGATGAAGGTGCAGATGTTGTTCTGCTTGGTGCAGGTCTTATTTTAAAGATCCCCGATACTATTCCTATAGAAAGGTTAAGAGCTTCTTCTACCAAGTTTATTCCGATTGTTTCTTCACCCAGAGCAGCTAAGATCATTTTCGAATATTGGGCGAAAAATTATAACCATGTTCCTGATGCAGTTGTCGTTGAGGGCCCTTTAGCAGGTGGTCATCTTGGCTTTAAAAAACAGCAGATAAATGATCCTGAATATGCTCTAGAAAAATTGATCACAAAGATTATTCCTCTCATTGATGTTTTTGAGAAAAAATTTCATAAGAAGATCCCGGTCATTGCTGCAGGTGGTATCTATACTGGTGCTGATATCTATAAATTTATGCAGTTAGGAGCTCAAGGTGTCCAAATGGGAACAAGATTTGTTGCAACACATGAGTGTGATACCTCTATTAAGTTCAAAGAAGCTTATATAAATTGCTGTCAGGAAGATATTATTATCATCGATAGTCCGGTAGGATTACCTGGCAGAGCTATCCACAATAAGTTCTTAGATGATGTCTCTGCGGGAATCAAAAAACCGATTAACTGTCCTTGGAGATGTTTAAAAACCTGTGATTACAAAGTAGTACCTTACTGCATTGCAGAGGCTTTGACAAAGGCAAAAAGAGGCAATTTCGAGGAAGGTTTCGGCTTTTGTGGTGCTAATGCCTATCGAGTTGAAGAAATTCTCTCAGTTAAGGAAATCATAGAAAAATTATTAACAGAATACGATCTGGCAGTTTCATCTTAA
- a CDS encoding phosphoglycerate kinase, translating into MSKVLTDLRKLQDADLQGKVVLVRVDHNVVKDGSIKDPFRIDITFATMFNILAKGGKLILMTHVGRPKDKATGNIKISKKTSVQPIVEYLKKKLNITFYTPEIPPEEGSGLIQIPPSIKEKVKELKEGKISGIYLPNTRWFKGEEDKGEYADQFAQELAELADVFVNDAFGSWQSHVSTVRITKYLPSYAGLLMQSEISNLEQVFEPQRPILAVVAGSKFDTKIGPLRALLEKVDHLILGGVIYNAYLAAKYDLEIAGLTPEDIDSAREFLEFSKQYPDKIIEPSVIVESDSLEGKVEDQYRNIDIHNLQDKKKLNYILDVAAQSFADAKIKEVINNARSVFVNAVMGLTPHFAEGTIALFNALNSNSSAFKMYGGGDTLQEFRTLLPGKYLNAIDDQNHYFFSGGGTVLTAIEENSVLGLEPVKALLHSEA; encoded by the coding sequence ATGAGTAAGGTATTAACAGATTTACGCAAATTACAGGATGCAGATCTACAGGGCAAAGTTGTTCTAGTCAGGGTTGATCATAATGTTGTAAAAGACGGTTCGATCAAAGACCCATTCCGTATCGATATTACCTTCGCAACAATGTTCAACATTCTCGCTAAGGGTGGCAAACTGATCCTGATGACCCATGTCGGCAGACCCAAAGACAAAGCAACGGGCAACATTAAGATCTCCAAAAAGACTTCTGTCCAACCGATAGTAGAATATCTCAAGAAGAAGTTAAACATAACCTTTTATACTCCTGAAATTCCACCTGAAGAGGGAAGCGGCTTAATACAGATCCCTCCCTCAATCAAAGAAAAAGTAAAAGAATTAAAAGAGGGCAAGATCAGCGGTATCTATCTCCCTAATACCAGATGGTTCAAAGGTGAAGAGGATAAAGGTGAATATGCAGACCAATTTGCTCAAGAACTGGCAGAATTGGCTGATGTTTTCGTTAATGATGCCTTCGGTTCTTGGCAGTCGCATGTTTCTACTGTCCGCATCACCAAATACCTCCCCTCTTATGCCGGATTACTTATGCAGAGTGAGATATCTAATCTCGAACAGGTTTTTGAACCGCAAAGACCTATTTTGGCAGTGGTAGCCGGTTCTAAATTCGATACCAAGATAGGTCCTCTGCGTGCCTTACTGGAAAAAGTAGATCATCTCATCTTAGGTGGTGTGATTTATAATGCTTATTTAGCTGCCAAATACGATCTGGAAATAGCCGGACTAACTCCGGAGGATATTGATTCTGCCCGAGAGTTTCTGGAATTCAGTAAACAGTATCCCGATAAGATCATTGAACCGTCTGTCATAGTTGAATCTGACAGTTTAGAAGGAAAAGTTGAAGATCAATACCGTAATATCGACATTCATAACCTGCAAGACAAAAAGAAGCTGAACTATATTCTCGATGTAGCTGCTCAGTCATTTGCAGATGCCAAGATCAAAGAAGTGATCAACAATGCCAGATCTGTCTTTGTCAATGCAGTTATGGGTTTAACCCCCCACTTTGCCGAAGGCACTATAGCCCTCTTCAATGCCCTCAATAGCAATAGCTCGGCTTTCAAGATGTACGGTGGCGGAGATACGCTGCAGGAGTTCAGAACGCTGTTACCAGGTAAGTATCTGAATGCCATCGATGATCAGAATCACTATTTCTTCTCAGGTGGAGGCACTGTGCTCACTGCTATAGAAGAGAACTCAGTCCTTGGCTTAGAACCGGTTAAAGCTCTATTACATAGCGAGGCGTAG
- a CDS encoding ABC transporter ATP-binding protein: MAYLQVENLRVVVDDFELNDINIDLEQGKILSLLGPSGAGKSTLIQAISGLIPINNGKISVKNIDITKLPVHKRKIGIVFQDFALFPHLNVYNNIAFGLRSQRLSKKTIQDKITYLLDLVGLSSYEKRDVNTLSGGEKQRVALARTLAPQPDIILFDEPLSAVDEELRTRLREQLAKVQQELGFTALYVTHDREEAFYFADLIGVIFEGRIWQIDRPGFVYEKPVNPVVARFLGIENRLTVEIIEEYKEGYMAKFVGHNIYIISKDDLQKGDLIDVLIKPERALISEQQEEENTFPVSLISSKNYGSKSELSVDLFGAPIKILLPDSKPLSLRTDQLFLKLKPENLLSYKNNVLLN; this comes from the coding sequence ATGGCTTATCTGCAAGTCGAAAATCTCCGAGTCGTTGTAGATGATTTTGAACTAAACGATATAAATATCGATCTTGAACAAGGAAAGATCTTATCCCTCTTAGGTCCGAGTGGTGCCGGTAAATCTACTCTGATCCAGGCAATATCTGGACTTATTCCTATCAATAATGGCAAGATATCAGTTAAGAATATCGATATTACCAAACTTCCTGTTCACAAAAGAAAGATCGGAATTGTCTTTCAAGATTTTGCTCTCTTTCCGCATCTGAACGTTTATAATAATATCGCTTTCGGACTAAGATCCCAACGGTTATCTAAGAAAACAATTCAAGATAAAATAACTTACCTTCTTGATCTGGTCGGTTTGAGCAGTTATGAAAAACGAGACGTTAATACCCTTTCCGGTGGCGAGAAACAGCGAGTAGCTTTAGCCAGAACTCTTGCCCCTCAACCCGACATAATTCTCTTTGACGAACCTCTAAGCGCAGTTGATGAAGAGCTACGGACTCGTTTACGGGAACAATTAGCAAAAGTTCAGCAAGAACTCGGCTTTACTGCTCTTTATGTAACACATGACCGAGAAGAAGCGTTCTATTTTGCAGATCTGATAGGGGTTATATTCGAAGGAAGGATCTGGCAAATCGATAGACCTGGGTTTGTTTATGAAAAGCCGGTCAATCCGGTTGTTGCCAGATTTCTTGGGATAGAGAACCGTCTAACAGTCGAAATTATAGAAGAATATAAAGAAGGATATATGGCAAAATTTGTCGGACACAACATATATATAATATCCAAGGATGACCTGCAGAAGGGAGATTTGATTGATGTATTAATTAAACCGGAGAGAGCTTTGATCTCCGAACAACAAGAAGAGGAAAACACGTTTCCCGTAAGCTTGATCAGCAGCAAGAACTACGGTTCCAAATCAGAGCTTTCTGTTGATCTTTTTGGAGCACCCATTAAAATACTGCTACCTGATTCAAAACCGTTATCTCTCAGGACAGATCAACTTTTCCTAAAACTGAAGCCGGAAAACCTGCTCAGCTATAAAAACAATGTACTACTTAACTAA
- the buk gene encoding butyrate kinase, with amino-acid sequence MEYRVLAINPGSTSTKIAVYDDEKELFCKTLRHNPEELDKFGGLLDQYDFRKGLVIEALEENSIEPETLKAVVGRGGLVKPVKGGVYKVNEKMLTDLKNPNIWGRIHASNLGAFIANSISQNLNIPAFIVDPVTVDEFDEIARISGIPEIERKSLFHALNIRYTARRLAKQMNIEFKTSNMIAAHMGGGISIAAIKQGRVVDVNNALLGMGPFSPQRAGALPIGDLIELAYSGKYTKKELTTYLSKNAGFMAYLNTDNGVEVDERVKQGDQKFRLIRDAMCYQIAKEIGACATVLEGKVDAIFLTGGLAYGEELTDEIKKRVSFFAPVFVLPGENEMEALSQGAINVLKGLEEAKEY; translated from the coding sequence ATGGAGTACAGAGTTTTAGCTATCAATCCCGGTTCAACATCTACCAAAATAGCAGTTTATGACGACGAAAAAGAACTGTTTTGTAAGACATTGCGACACAATCCCGAAGAATTGGATAAATTCGGAGGATTGTTAGATCAATATGATTTTCGCAAAGGGCTGGTTATCGAGGCATTAGAAGAGAACAGCATCGAACCAGAAACTCTTAAAGCCGTAGTAGGTAGAGGAGGTCTTGTTAAACCAGTTAAAGGTGGTGTTTATAAGGTAAATGAAAAAATGCTTACCGATTTGAAGAATCCTAATATCTGGGGCAGGATCCATGCCTCTAACTTAGGTGCTTTTATCGCCAACTCCATTTCTCAAAACCTCAATATCCCTGCTTTCATAGTTGATCCGGTTACAGTAGATGAATTCGACGAAATTGCCCGCATTTCCGGTATTCCTGAAATAGAAAGAAAATCTCTTTTCCATGCCCTTAATATAAGATATACGGCTCGCAGATTAGCTAAACAGATGAATATAGAATTCAAAACCTCCAATATGATAGCTGCTCACATGGGTGGTGGTATATCTATCGCTGCCATCAAACAGGGTCGAGTAGTTGATGTTAACAACGCACTTCTCGGCATGGGTCCTTTCTCACCACAACGAGCCGGAGCTTTGCCTATAGGTGATTTGATTGAGTTGGCTTATTCGGGAAAATATACTAAGAAAGAACTTACAACATATCTGAGCAAGAACGCCGGTTTTATGGCGTATCTCAACACCGACAATGGCGTCGAAGTTGATGAAAGAGTTAAACAGGGTGACCAGAAATTCAGGCTGATCCGTGACGCTATGTGTTATCAAATAGCCAAAGAGATAGGTGCCTGTGCAACAGTATTGGAAGGGAAGGTTGATGCCATTTTCCTTACCGGTGGCTTGGCTTATGGTGAAGAATTGACTGATGAGATCAAAAAGAGAGTTAGCTTCTTCGCCCCTGTTTTCGTGCTACCGGGTGAAAATGAAATGGAAGCCCTCAGCCAGGGCGCAATTAACGTTCTTAAGGGATTAGAAGAGGCAAAAGAATATTAA
- the speB gene encoding agmatinase, whose product MPNYISFNSSLEEAKIVFLGIPFDGTATFRPGSRFAPDAIRNVSDSLETYSPYQDKDLADYDICDNGDLILPFGNTEKVLQIIEERSTEILQAGNKILACGGEHLISLPLIKAHLKKYPALKVVHFDAHTDLRDEYLGEKYSHSSVIRLLTEYLPPQNIYQFGIRSGEKHEFDWGRNNTKFFPFSLNDFIDKIKDIDLQTPLYVTIDLDILDPAYFPGTGTPEPGGVTFSELLNALLGLMNRNIVGADVVELAPDYDPTGISSITAAKIIREMALLLT is encoded by the coding sequence ATGCCAAATTATATCTCTTTTAATTCGTCTCTTGAAGAAGCCAAGATAGTATTCCTTGGTATTCCTTTTGATGGTACTGCTACTTTCCGTCCCGGCAGTAGATTTGCTCCCGATGCTATCAGAAATGTTTCGGATAGTCTGGAAACTTACTCTCCTTATCAGGACAAAGATCTTGCCGATTACGATATTTGTGATAACGGAGACCTGATTCTCCCCTTCGGTAACACTGAAAAAGTACTTCAGATAATAGAGGAAAGATCGACAGAAATTCTCCAAGCTGGTAATAAGATCCTTGCCTGTGGCGGAGAACATTTAATATCTTTACCCTTAATCAAAGCTCATCTCAAGAAGTATCCTGCCTTAAAAGTAGTCCATTTTGATGCCCATACAGATTTGAGAGATGAGTATTTGGGAGAGAAATACTCGCATTCCTCGGTGATACGACTACTAACTGAATATCTTCCACCTCAGAATATCTACCAATTCGGGATCCGTTCCGGTGAGAAGCATGAGTTTGACTGGGGAAGAAATAACACGAAATTCTTTCCTTTTTCACTCAACGACTTTATTGATAAGATCAAAGATATCGATTTGCAAACTCCACTCTATGTTACAATAGATCTAGATATTCTAGATCCGGCATATTTCCCCGGTACTGGAACACCTGAACCGGGTGGTGTTACTTTTTCCGAACTTCTGAATGCTCTGCTCGGTTTGATGAATAGAAACATAGTCGGTGCAGATGTTGTAGAATTAGCTCCGGATTATGACCCCACCGGTATCTCCAGTATTACTGCAGCTAAGATCATTAGAGAAATGGCTCTATTATTGACCTAA
- the speE gene encoding polyamine aminopropyltransferase, producing MDLWFTEKHTKSSGLTLKVTQTLLSAKSPYQELMIIDTPDYGRVMLLDGLVMLTERDEFVYHEMLAHPSLYSHPNPEKVLIIGGGDGGTLREVVKHSAVKRAVLVEIDKMVMAASKEFFPHVASGFNSSKAEVIITDGIAYVNETEEKFDLILIDSTDPIGPAEGLFHIDFYRACHKVLNDDGILTTQSETPFIKHFAEVIPTVMKDFKYLFPLSKLYLANIPTYPSGLWSFSMGSKKYDPEENFQQERYNSDALSLSYYNDRIHQGAFCLPNFVKKLIEE from the coding sequence ATGGATTTATGGTTTACTGAAAAACATACTAAAAGCTCCGGGTTGACCTTAAAAGTCACTCAGACACTACTATCTGCAAAAAGCCCGTATCAGGAATTAATGATCATCGATACTCCTGACTATGGAAGAGTTATGTTGCTGGATGGTTTGGTTATGTTAACTGAGCGTGATGAATTTGTTTATCATGAGATGTTGGCACACCCTTCACTATACTCCCACCCTAATCCTGAAAAAGTTTTGATCATCGGGGGTGGTGACGGTGGTACTTTACGTGAAGTAGTCAAACATTCAGCAGTTAAAAGAGCTGTATTAGTCGAGATAGATAAGATGGTCATGGCTGCTTCCAAGGAATTTTTCCCTCATGTAGCGAGTGGCTTTAACTCCTCCAAAGCAGAAGTAATCATCACTGATGGTATTGCTTATGTAAATGAGACAGAGGAAAAGTTTGATCTGATCTTGATCGATTCAACTGATCCTATAGGGCCTGCAGAAGGGTTATTTCATATAGATTTTTATCGAGCTTGTCATAAAGTTTTGAATGATGACGGAATCCTGACAACTCAATCGGAAACTCCCTTTATCAAGCATTTTGCTGAAGTAATTCCAACAGTTATGAAAGACTTTAAATATCTTTTTCCCTTATCTAAACTCTATCTGGCAAACATCCCGACATATCCCTCAGGACTCTGGTCTTTCTCAATGGGTAGCAAAAAGTACGATCCGGAAGAGAATTTTCAGCAAGAACGATATAATAGCGATGCTCTGTCACTTTCTTATTATAATGATAGAATTCATCAAGGAGCTTTCTGCCTCCCCAACTTCGTAAAGAAGCTTATCGAAGAATAA
- a CDS encoding arginine decarboxylase, pyruvoyl-dependent, producing the protein MMVRTPDKYFFAKGASEGITKLNSFDKAIINAGIGDTNLIRLSSIVPPSCREIEPVKLPGGALIPTAYASYTSENPGEIISASVAIGIPEDDSLPGLIMEYSAAREPEYVEKFARDMVTEGFLYRNRKLKDIKSVVVSIKVESIATVFAGIVLWY; encoded by the coding sequence ATGATGGTCAGAACACCAGATAAATACTTCTTTGCTAAAGGCGCATCAGAAGGAATTACAAAACTAAACTCATTTGATAAAGCCATTATTAATGCCGGTATTGGTGATACTAATCTCATTAGATTGAGCAGTATTGTTCCCCCTTCCTGTCGAGAGATAGAGCCCGTTAAATTACCCGGCGGAGCATTGATCCCTACAGCTTATGCGAGTTATACTTCAGAAAATCCCGGTGAAATAATCTCAGCTTCCGTAGCTATCGGCATACCGGAAGATGACTCTCTTCCCGGGTTGATCATGGAGTATTCAGCAGCACGTGAACCCGAATATGTAGAAAAATTTGCCCGTGATATGGTAACAGAGGGTTTTCTTTACCGTAACCGCAAGCTGAAAGATATCAAATCTGTTGTTGTATCAATCAAAGTTGAATCAATTGCTACTGTCTTTGCCGGGATCGTTCTTTGGTATTAA
- the speD gene encoding adenosylmethionine decarboxylase: protein MQALGRQILVEFYKCNADILKDVKKIEAAMLTACTKAKATIVRHTFHEFSPFGVSGVVVIAESHVAIHTWPEYNYAAVDIFTCGETIDPWVIYKYLEEQFESLQSSNMELKRGLFEIGDKKLLHKPESEIAPDEIDHKYCSAGN from the coding sequence ATGCAAGCTTTAGGACGCCAAATACTCGTTGAGTTCTACAAGTGCAATGCCGACATCCTCAAGGATGTCAAAAAAATAGAAGCAGCAATGTTGACGGCCTGTACTAAGGCAAAAGCAACCATAGTCCGTCATACCTTCCATGAGTTTAGCCCCTTTGGTGTGAGCGGAGTAGTTGTTATAGCCGAATCTCATGTAGCTATTCATACATGGCCTGAATACAATTATGCAGCCGTAGATATCTTTACCTGCGGTGAAACTATAGACCCTTGGGTTATTTATAAGTATTTAGAAGAACAGTTCGAATCTTTACAATCTAGTAACATGGAGCTGAAGAGAGGTCTCTTCGAAATAGGAGACAAGAAGCTGCTTCATAAACCGGAGAGTGAGATTGCTCCTGATGAAATAGATCATAAATATTGCAGTGCAGGCAATTAA
- a CDS encoding T9SS type A sorting domain-containing protein yields MKTKKIFLSIAILFCFSLVYAQFAGGDGTLNDPWQISTPSQLDGVRNYLGSANSDKHFILINNIDLNVPPYNTGDGWDRIGDAANQFTGHFDGDDYVISFLFIDRPTTWYVGLFGYVGASGVITNLHLDCIDVTGYSSSAGLVGNNAGSITNSSVGGYVSGYQGVGAIAGENNLGTIDGCHSQGTIYSLGNNGGGLVGRNRLSSTIINSYSTSEVIGIGNNSYGGLIGWNDSVISDCYATGNVNGALYTGGLVGRNYRGSITNSYATGNVVSTTHWIGGLVGGNGGLFEALIIDSYATGAVQGNASVGGLVGENNNHGIITNCYALGSVYGSNQSTSQFGAAGLVGELRIGATVEYSYSVGHVSGNPPLGGLIGYDRGGTVLFSYWNTETSNQNTSAGGLGLTTEQMVMQNSFQLWDFNDVWQIIELLTYPYLQNNPQTPPPSPYTLSLILVTPESFDIVAEYDELVIDQMIIQNLSNVSLTFQLIFDDFLDRERVSENEYRENWVYFNPQNGTIEPGESIEIEVIFDATILDAGIIYLGAIIVYNNVEDDVNVPVTMEVLMPVLPAPTNLQVDSQTGLFTWDAPELNLSGVNRIDDRQELMMYHIYLDDVGIDTTEETFYQFEDLVINQEYTAGVQAVYDIGLSEIATISFVYEGVNVDIPFNTYTTELLNNYPNPFNPETTISFSLQESSSVSIIIYDIRGALITKLVDSIFQSGHHNVLWNGKNNSGHSVPSGLYFYRMETDDYQETKKMLLLK; encoded by the coding sequence ATGAAAACAAAGAAAATATTCCTTAGTATAGCCATATTATTCTGTTTTTCATTGGTTTATGCACAATTTGCTGGGGGAGATGGAACATTAAATGATCCATGGCAAATATCAACTCCGAGCCAACTTGACGGAGTAAGAAACTATCTGGGTAGTGCTAATAGTGATAAACATTTTATACTGATTAACAATATTGATTTAAATGTTCCACCTTATAATACAGGAGATGGATGGGATCGAATTGGAGATGCAGCTAATCAATTTACCGGTCATTTTGATGGAGATGATTATGTAATTTCATTTCTATTCATAGATAGACCTACAACTTGGTATGTAGGTCTTTTTGGTTATGTTGGAGCAAGTGGTGTAATTACTAATCTTCATCTTGATTGTATAGATGTCACCGGCTATTCATCTAGTGCCGGTTTGGTTGGTAATAATGCCGGTAGTATTACGAATAGTAGTGTGGGTGGTTATGTATCAGGATATCAGGGAGTAGGAGCAATTGCCGGTGAAAATAACCTGGGTACTATCGATGGTTGTCATTCTCAAGGAACGATCTATTCTCTTGGTAACAATGGTGGTGGTTTGGTAGGACGTAATAGATTAAGCTCTACGATTATTAATAGTTACTCAACTAGTGAAGTCATCGGTATTGGCAATAACAGTTATGGTGGATTAATTGGTTGGAATGATAGTGTTATCAGCGATTGTTATGCTACGGGAAATGTTAATGGAGCTTTGTACACCGGTGGTTTAGTCGGAAGAAATTATCGCGGTTCTATAACAAATAGTTATGCGACTGGAAATGTAGTCAGCACAACTCATTGGATTGGTGGTTTGGTTGGGGGCAATGGAGGATTATTCGAAGCACTAATAATAGATAGTTATGCCACTGGTGCTGTGCAAGGTAATGCCAGTGTTGGAGGCTTGGTAGGTGAGAATAACAATCATGGTATAATTACTAATTGTTATGCTTTAGGCAGTGTTTACGGTAGTAACCAATCTACCAGTCAATTTGGAGCTGCCGGATTAGTCGGAGAACTTCGTATAGGAGCGACCGTAGAGTATTCATATTCGGTCGGTCATGTTTCTGGAAATCCGCCATTAGGTGGATTAATTGGTTATGATAGAGGTGGTACGGTTTTATTCAGTTATTGGAATACAGAGACTTCTAATCAAAATACAAGTGCCGGAGGGCTCGGTTTGACCACAGAGCAGATGGTAATGCAAAATTCTTTTCAACTCTGGGATTTTAACGATGTGTGGCAAATCATTGAGCTATTAACCTATCCCTATCTCCAAAATAACCCACAGACACCTCCGCCCTCACCTTATACTCTATCTCTTATACTTGTTACGCCAGAATCATTTGATATTGTAGCTGAGTATGATGAATTAGTAATTGATCAAATGATTATCCAAAATTTAAGTAATGTATCATTAACTTTCCAACTGATTTTTGACGATTTTTTAGATAGAGAAAGAGTTAGTGAGAATGAATATCGAGAAAATTGGGTTTATTTTAATCCTCAAAACGGTACGATTGAACCGGGTGAAAGTATCGAGATCGAAGTGATTTTTGATGCCACTATCTTAGATGCGGGTATTATATATTTAGGGGCAATCATTGTTTATAACAATGTCGAAGACGATGTAAATGTACCTGTAACTATGGAAGTGCTAATGCCTGTTTTACCTGCTCCGACAAATCTTCAGGTAGATTCTCAAACCGGACTTTTTACTTGGGATGCGCCTGAACTGAACCTGTCTGGAGTAAATAGAATTGATGACCGACAGGAGCTGATGATGTACCATATATATTTGGATGATGTGGGTATTGATACTACCGAAGAAACTTTTTATCAATTCGAAGATCTGGTTATCAATCAGGAGTACACTGCAGGAGTGCAAGCTGTATATGATATCGGTCTCTCCGAGATTGCTACAATTAGTTTTGTTTATGAAGGGGTAAATGTTGATATTCCTTTTAATACCTATACAACAGAGTTGCTCAATAATTATCCGAACCCCTTCAATCCGGAAACTACGATCTCTTTCTCACTCCAGGAATCTTCTTCTGTCTCAATTATCATTTATGATATCAGAGGTGCCTTGATAACCAAACTTGTTGATTCAATTTTTCAATCCGGGCATCATAATGTTCTTTGGAATGGAAAAAACAACAGTGGACATTCTGTACCCAGCGGACTATACTTCTACCGAATGGAGACCGATGATTATCAAGAAACCAAGAAGATGCTGTTGTTGAAATAA
- a CDS encoding TetR/AcrR family transcriptional regulator, with protein MKTDMNKYISFTPEEQQENFSNLIPLESFTSPIPTPPDPNTPKGKIFIAATRLFAEYGYLRASTRDIANAAGVKQVMIHYHYSTKEHLYESVLKYEGMCMLAVIFGPNPEEKSPEEMLIDSPIRLMTVLHDNPQWASLLRREIADGAVHLRKALRDVSEQGPLGANLHFHIAYLEAVRRGKVVSLPIEAVRECLLAIGYSAIYLAPLISMINERDFNDETVWEEWKLTLSTILKRGLLIPQSKE; from the coding sequence ATGAAGACTGATATGAACAAATATATTTCTTTTACTCCAGAAGAGCAACAGGAGAATTTTTCTAACCTTATTCCATTAGAGTCATTTACAAGTCCCATACCCACTCCTCCAGACCCAAACACGCCAAAAGGTAAAATTTTTATTGCAGCTACCAGATTATTTGCAGAATATGGTTATCTAAGAGCCAGTACAAGGGATATTGCAAATGCTGCGGGAGTGAAACAGGTAATGATTCATTATCATTATTCCACCAAAGAGCATCTTTACGAATCTGTTCTCAAGTACGAAGGAATGTGTATGCTGGCAGTAATTTTCGGTCCGAATCCCGAAGAAAAGTCTCCTGAAGAAATGTTGATAGACTCACCGATCCGCCTTATGACCGTATTGCATGACAACCCTCAATGGGCATCTTTACTACGTCGCGAGATTGCCGATGGAGCAGTTCACCTCAGGAAGGCACTACGTGACGTTTCTGAACAGGGTCCACTGGGCGCTAACCTGCATTTTCATATTGCTTATCTGGAGGCAGTACGCAGGGGCAAAGTAGTAAGTCTGCCCATCGAAGCTGTTCGTGAATGCCTTCTGGCAATTGGCTATAGTGCTATCTATCTTGCTCCGTTGATTTCCATGATCAACGAAAGAGACTTTAACGATGAAACCGTATGGGAAGAATGGAAACTCACACTGAGTACTATTCTCAAAAGAGGATTACTGATTCCCCAATCCAAGGAATAG